A section of the Metabacillus endolithicus genome encodes:
- a CDS encoding sugar ABC transporter ATP-binding protein — MSDYVLELKGITKEFPGVKALDNVHFKLKAGEIHALMGENGAGKSTFIKVITGVHAPNEGDMFLNGEKVQFTNPKDAQKKGIAAIYQHVTNYPDLSVTENIFMGHEKIQKGTKRLLWKEMHKEARAFLQDLGSSIDPKSEMGSLSVAQQQIVEIAKAISTNAKIIIMDEPTAALTARESEELYKITERLRDQGASIIFISHRFEDMYRLASRVTVFRDSKYIGSWGVNEITNDQLIVAMVGREITQVYPTKKNKISEKLLEVRNLGKMAYYADISFTLHKGEILGLTGLVGAGRTEVCQSLFGITSYDRGEVYLKGQQISVKNPKSAMNLGIGYLPEDRQLQGLVLDWGIGRNITLPALKDLSSKGWLNEKKESTLAKKLAEKVHVKATSIFDLVSSLSGGNQQKVAVAKLLTADLDIIILDEPTKGVDVGAKSAIYEIINDLAAQGYGIIMISSEMPEILGMSDRIVVMREGRITKVLDKKDATQEVILEAAMSEGKEKEVG, encoded by the coding sequence ATGTCTGACTATGTTCTTGAGCTAAAAGGAATTACAAAGGAGTTTCCCGGTGTAAAGGCACTTGATAATGTCCATTTTAAGCTCAAAGCAGGAGAAATACATGCCCTAATGGGGGAAAATGGTGCCGGTAAATCAACATTTATTAAAGTCATCACTGGTGTTCACGCACCTAACGAGGGCGACATGTTCTTAAATGGTGAAAAGGTGCAATTTACAAATCCAAAGGATGCACAGAAAAAGGGAATTGCCGCCATTTATCAACATGTAACTAATTATCCGGACTTGAGTGTAACAGAAAATATTTTTATGGGACACGAAAAAATTCAAAAAGGAACGAAGCGTCTGCTATGGAAAGAAATGCATAAAGAAGCTCGAGCATTTTTACAAGATTTAGGTTCTTCAATTGATCCAAAATCTGAAATGGGTTCACTCAGTGTGGCGCAGCAGCAAATTGTAGAGATTGCAAAAGCGATCTCTACAAATGCAAAAATTATCATTATGGATGAACCAACAGCTGCTTTAACAGCAAGGGAAAGTGAAGAGTTATATAAAATTACGGAGCGGTTAAGAGATCAAGGAGCATCGATCATCTTTATCTCACATCGTTTTGAAGATATGTATCGTCTGGCAAGTAGAGTGACTGTGTTTCGAGATTCTAAATATATCGGTTCTTGGGGAGTTAACGAAATCACCAATGATCAACTCATTGTAGCTATGGTTGGACGTGAAATTACTCAAGTTTATCCAACAAAGAAAAACAAAATCAGTGAAAAATTACTTGAAGTAAGAAACTTAGGGAAAATGGCCTATTATGCAGATATTTCCTTTACCCTTCACAAAGGTGAAATTCTTGGCTTAACAGGCTTAGTTGGAGCTGGGCGTACTGAGGTTTGTCAATCATTGTTTGGCATCACAAGCTATGACAGAGGAGAAGTCTATTTAAAGGGGCAACAGATTTCAGTCAAAAACCCTAAGAGTGCAATGAATTTAGGTATAGGTTATTTACCAGAAGATCGTCAGTTACAGGGCCTTGTTTTGGATTGGGGAATAGGAAGAAACATTACTTTACCAGCCTTGAAGGATTTATCTAGTAAAGGTTGGCTGAATGAAAAGAAAGAATCAACACTTGCAAAAAAATTGGCTGAAAAAGTACATGTAAAAGCAACAAGTATTTTTGACTTAGTAAGCTCTTTATCAGGAGGAAATCAACAAAAGGTAGCCGTAGCAAAACTACTTACAGCTGACTTAGACATTATTATTCTCGATGAACCAACAAAAGGTGTTGATGTTGGTGCAAAATCAGCTATCTATGAAATTATTAATGATTTAGCAGCTCAAGGCTACGGTATTATTATGATTTCATCTGAGATGCCTGAAATATTAGGGATGAGTGACAGAATTGTTGTTATGAGAGAAGGAAGAATTACGAAAGTATTAGACAAAAAGGATGCCACACAAGAAGTCATCTTAGAAGCGGCCATGAGCGAAGGGAAAGAAAAAGAAGTAGGTTAA
- a CDS encoding ABC transporter permease, with protein MPENVIQDSTSIQPHAEKTSKLANIYKFRELGLLAFIIILSIAVQLRNSSFLSGENINDMITNTAILSILALGMMLVLVTRGIDLSIGSTIALSGMVAAQTVSTYQSLHPILVILLGIVIGMVCGAINGVLIAKIGLLPIIATLAMMNIFRGITFKISGGEWISSYQMPESFVSIATGTTFGINNLIVIAIVIYLLFFYIINHTRTGRQIYAVGSNPDSAKVSGIKEGRILLLVYAIMGGFAGLSGVLWVSKFASAQGDTASGYELTVIAACILGGVSIAGGSGKISGIILGSILLGILNNALPLLNVSPFWQTGIQGLIILVAVIINTLVKRGVDRNNLMRRKI; from the coding sequence ATGCCTGAAAATGTCATACAAGACTCAACAAGTATACAGCCGCATGCAGAAAAGACGTCAAAGCTAGCAAACATATATAAATTCAGGGAACTTGGTTTACTTGCTTTTATTATTATCTTATCAATAGCTGTTCAGTTACGAAACTCCAGCTTTTTAAGTGGAGAGAATATTAATGACATGATCACAAATACAGCGATTCTTAGTATTTTAGCTCTTGGAATGATGCTTGTACTTGTAACGAGAGGTATTGATTTATCAATTGGATCAACGATAGCACTTTCCGGAATGGTAGCTGCTCAGACAGTTAGTACGTATCAAAGTTTACATCCTATCCTTGTTATTTTGTTAGGAATTGTTATTGGGATGGTTTGTGGAGCGATCAATGGAGTGTTAATTGCGAAAATCGGATTACTCCCTATCATTGCTACACTGGCGATGATGAATATTTTCAGAGGAATCACATTTAAAATTAGTGGCGGAGAATGGATTAGTTCTTATCAAATGCCGGAAAGCTTTGTGTCTATTGCAACAGGTACAACATTTGGTATAAATAATTTGATTGTTATAGCTATCGTTATTTACCTTTTATTCTTTTATATCATTAACCACACAAGAACAGGACGACAAATTTATGCAGTTGGTAGTAATCCTGATTCAGCAAAGGTAAGCGGTATAAAGGAAGGTCGCATTCTATTACTTGTTTATGCCATTATGGGCGGTTTTGCAGGACTGTCAGGTGTGCTTTGGGTGTCTAAATTTGCATCTGCACAAGGTGATACAGCATCCGGTTACGAGCTAACGGTTATCGCAGCTTGTATCCTTGGCGGAGTTAGTATTGCTGGGGGATCAGGAAAGATTTCTGGGATCATTCTAGGGTCTATTCTTTTAGGAATCTTAAATAATGCATTGCCATTATTAAATGTATCTCCATTTTGGCAAACAGGTATTCAAGGTCTCATCATCCTCGTTGCTGTTATCATAAACACCCTTGTTAAAAGAGGTGTTGATCGAAATAATCTGATGAGGAGGAAAATATAA
- a CDS encoding ABC transporter permease codes for MEQRTSLDQQGYIHRDLLDKKDFSLKRFFLQWEWMLVIILFAVMIINSNLSPYFLNYASLRDGTMIFLDKAFIVFPMAMIMILRDIDISVGSTVALSSVVMATMYNSLGVPMELAVVICLAVGALCGFINGLLIVKFKELSAVIVTLGTMILYRGIAYVILEDQSSGTFPEWFGFFGWGYVFGIPFILILFIIMAILFGILLHKTTFGRQIFAMGKNPTASRFSGVKVDRMKMIVFTLAGLMAGLTALFLASRMGSTRPNVANMYELDVIAMAALGGISTAGGKGKIIGTVIAVFIIGYLQYGLGLINIPAQTLLIVVGALLILAVAVPKIKLPSFMKRK; via the coding sequence ATGGAACAAAGAACATCACTTGATCAGCAAGGATATATACATCGAGATCTCCTTGATAAAAAAGACTTTAGCCTAAAGAGATTTTTCTTACAATGGGAATGGATGTTAGTCATCATTTTATTCGCAGTCATGATTATCAACTCAAATCTATCACCCTATTTTCTGAATTATGCAAGTTTACGAGATGGAACAATGATTTTTCTAGATAAAGCATTTATTGTTTTCCCGATGGCGATGATTATGATTTTGCGTGATATTGACATCTCTGTTGGTTCAACGGTTGCCTTATCATCAGTTGTGATGGCAACAATGTACAACAGCCTCGGAGTACCAATGGAACTTGCTGTAGTCATTTGTTTAGCAGTGGGTGCTCTATGTGGATTTATAAACGGTCTATTAATTGTTAAATTCAAAGAATTATCAGCTGTAATTGTTACATTAGGCACAATGATCCTCTATCGTGGAATCGCTTACGTGATTTTGGAAGATCAATCATCAGGTACTTTTCCAGAATGGTTTGGATTTTTTGGTTGGGGGTATGTATTCGGAATTCCATTTATTCTAATTTTGTTTATCATTATGGCAATATTGTTTGGAATTCTTCTTCATAAAACAACGTTTGGTCGTCAAATCTTTGCAATGGGTAAAAACCCTACGGCAAGTAGATTTTCAGGAGTTAAGGTTGATCGAATGAAAATGATTGTATTTACTCTTGCAGGTCTCATGGCTGGATTAACAGCATTATTTTTAGCTTCAAGAATGGGAAGTACCAGACCTAATGTTGCAAACATGTATGAACTAGATGTTATTGCCATGGCTGCATTAGGTGGAATTAGTACAGCAGGAGGTAAGGGGAAAATAATTGGAACTGTTATTGCTGTATTTATTATTGGTTACCTTCAATACGGACTAGGGCTTATTAATATCCCTGCTCAAACATTATTAATTGTTGTTGGTGCGTTGCTTATTTTAGCTGTAGCCGTTCCAAAAATAAAGTTACCAAGCTTTATGAAAAGAAAATAA
- the rhaS gene encoding rhamnose ABC transporter substrate-binding protein: MKKFLSMILSVVLLASILVGCSQGAPSSGGSSSEGGAEEGSASNKYAFVFKNTGNPYGEKMMDGFKSAVEELGGEVILRSPDQPTAEGQIQIIEQLITQKVAAIAIAGNDQDALEPVLKKAMDQGIKVLSVDSAVNANSRHIHVNQANPERIGRIQIEAVSEMISGEGQIAILSATSQATNQNLWIEWMKKELEKPEYSKIELVKVAYGDDLRDKSVSETEALLKSYPDLKAIIAPTTVGIAAAGKVLTDKGLQGKVKLTGLGLPSEMASYIESGVSPWMYLWNPIDVGKVAGYTAHALVEGSIKGEVGDTFEAGDQGSQEVVEDGEGTQIMLGDPFKFDADNIAEWKDVY; the protein is encoded by the coding sequence ATGAAAAAGTTTTTATCAATGATTTTATCAGTTGTATTACTTGCTTCTATACTTGTAGGTTGTAGTCAAGGAGCACCTTCAAGTGGTGGGTCTTCAAGTGAGGGTGGGGCAGAAGAAGGCAGTGCCTCAAACAAGTACGCATTTGTATTTAAAAACACAGGAAATCCTTATGGGGAAAAAATGATGGATGGCTTTAAGTCTGCTGTAGAAGAGCTTGGTGGAGAAGTGATTCTACGTTCACCAGACCAACCAACAGCGGAAGGGCAAATCCAAATTATTGAACAATTAATTACGCAAAAAGTAGCTGCAATCGCAATTGCTGGTAATGACCAAGATGCATTAGAGCCAGTGTTGAAGAAAGCAATGGACCAAGGAATTAAAGTTCTTTCAGTAGACTCAGCTGTTAATGCTAACAGCCGTCATATTCATGTGAATCAAGCAAACCCAGAGAGAATTGGGCGAATTCAAATTGAAGCAGTAAGTGAAATGATTAGTGGAGAAGGACAAATCGCGATTTTAAGTGCAACATCACAAGCAACAAACCAAAACCTTTGGATTGAATGGATGAAAAAAGAACTTGAAAAGCCTGAGTATAGCAAAATAGAGTTAGTAAAAGTAGCTTATGGTGATGATTTAAGAGATAAAAGTGTATCTGAAACAGAAGCTTTATTAAAATCTTATCCTGATTTAAAAGCGATTATTGCTCCAACAACCGTTGGAATTGCTGCTGCAGGAAAAGTATTAACAGATAAAGGATTACAAGGAAAAGTAAAATTAACAGGATTAGGACTTCCAAGTGAAATGGCTAGCTATATCGAAAGTGGTGTTTCACCATGGATGTACTTATGGAATCCAATTGATGTAGGAAAAGTAGCTGGTTATACTGCACATGCATTAGTTGAAGGGTCAATCAAAGGAGAAGTTGGTGACACATTCGAAGCAGGTGATCAAGGAAGTCAGGAAGTAGTTGAAGATGGAGAAGGAACACAAATTATGCTTGGCGACCCATTTAAATTTGATGCTGATAATATTGCTGAATGGAAAGATGTTTATTAA
- a CDS encoding L-rhamnose mutarotase: protein MKNSNKFAWTWKIKEEDLEEYVELHLNPWSEMMEEHSKAGIKNYSIFQNGNQFFYCFECDDVEAAFEYIAQSEECNNWNAITSQMVEGSFDFNEAEPIKPMREVFYLK, encoded by the coding sequence ATGAAGAACAGTAATAAGTTTGCGTGGACTTGGAAAATCAAAGAAGAAGACCTGGAAGAGTATGTAGAACTACATCTTAATCCTTGGTCTGAAATGATGGAGGAGCATAGTAAGGCAGGAATTAAAAATTATTCCATCTTTCAAAATGGTAATCAATTTTTCTACTGTTTTGAATGTGATGATGTAGAGGCTGCTTTTGAATATATTGCTCAAAGTGAAGAATGTAACAATTGGAACGCCATTACATCACAAATGGTGGAAGGTTCGTTTGATTTTAATGAGGCAGAACCAATTAAACCGATGAGGGAAGTGTTTTATTTAAAGTAG
- the sigH gene encoding RNA polymerase sporulation sigma factor SigH, with protein MNTVLEPIVDYAGLEDRVLVEMAHNGDSESLSFLINKYQHFVRSKVRPYFLIGADKEDLVQEGMIGLYKAIRDYREDKMASFYAFAELCISRQIITAIKTASRQKHGPLNSSISLDKPLTNEDSNYTLMDMIAGEKVTNPESLLINKEKVNEIERKIDELLSDLERRVLTLYMDGQSYMEISEELNTHVKSIDNALQRVKRKLERHFEISKVV; from the coding sequence ATGAACACTGTATTAGAACCAATTGTCGATTATGCTGGATTAGAGGATAGAGTGTTGGTCGAGATGGCTCATAATGGTGACAGCGAGTCATTGTCCTTTTTAATTAATAAGTATCAGCATTTTGTGCGCTCGAAGGTTAGACCGTATTTCTTAATAGGAGCCGATAAAGAAGATCTTGTTCAAGAAGGAATGATCGGGTTATATAAGGCGATTCGTGATTATCGTGAAGACAAAATGGCTTCTTTTTATGCATTTGCAGAGCTTTGTATTTCTAGACAAATTATAACTGCAATTAAAACTGCTTCTCGCCAAAAACATGGTCCATTAAATTCATCTATTTCCTTGGACAAGCCTCTTACTAATGAAGATTCTAATTATACGTTGATGGATATGATTGCAGGGGAAAAAGTAACTAATCCTGAATCTTTGCTTATTAATAAGGAAAAAGTGAACGAAATAGAACGGAAGATTGATGAATTGCTGAGTGATTTGGAAAGAAGAGTATTAACTCTATATATGGACGGACAATCATATATGGAAATATCAGAAGAATTGAATACACATGTTAAATCAATTGACAATGCTCTTCAGCGTGTAAAACGAAAACTAGAACGTCATTTTGAGATTAGTAAGGTTGTATGA
- a CDS encoding sensory rhodopsin transducer has protein sequence MNNQKGEKHWIIPDGYIPPLSSGELLSHESICILNCNGQDAKLEVTIYFEDRDPIEKIPVIVQGKRSKHLRTTALELNGETIPTGVPYSIEVESDLPIIVQYSRLDSTQPGLALMSTMGYPLK, from the coding sequence ATGAATAATCAAAAAGGAGAGAAACATTGGATCATACCAGATGGATATATACCACCATTAAGCTCAGGGGAACTTCTTAGCCATGAATCTATTTGTATTTTAAACTGCAATGGTCAAGATGCAAAACTTGAAGTTACGATTTATTTTGAGGATCGAGATCCGATTGAGAAAATTCCTGTCATTGTGCAGGGCAAGAGAAGTAAACATTTACGTACAACAGCACTGGAGCTTAATGGAGAAACGATTCCAACAGGTGTTCCTTATTCAATTGAAGTGGAAAGTGATCTGCCAATCATTGTCCAATATAGTCGATTGGATTCAACCCAACCAGGCTTGGCACTAATGTCTACAATGGGATATCCTTTGAAATGA
- a CDS encoding cache domain-containing sensor histidine kinase, with product MRNLNRRISTRYKNLRIKYKLIVFISILLIVCLTFIIIGFQYAFNSYDEQIYRKSSQVLIMSSNRIEDELKNIEEVTYKIMGDDVIQNALLRSKDNSLTKYDQYQIEKEIWETLTSYIGSEKYIQSIHLFDRFGKEYRAGGVPSPNLYDHKDEMITKAEKGNGSNVWISLEGSKNSIFSTRQLKSYENLSLEKLGTLVIDVKLHEIVKELPKEWEDQEGYIAISEGDEIFFSEGNSTNVDKLDFTASDKQGYQIQNIYGRSFFVTYSKSPYANWTYWNVLPFGTMFAKVTMIKFLVIFLFLAISISSIYLVIRFSKRITNPIENLVSAMKFVQKGDFKLTENFTPSQYQDEVGMLHQNFFVMIERINQLINENYEKQLLIKDTEFKALQSQINPHFLYNTLESINWLAKVNQQHQISKMVESLGYLLRNAISLKDDVITVEQEVEMVEHYVTIQKFRFEERLEFSLVMDDKVKNAKLPKLILQPLVENAIHYALEMMIEPCEIRLLAYKEGDKLHLIVEDNGPGMDEEQLELVKKGEIKTRGNGIGLRNIDSRIKFVFGPEYGLQIDSEVNKGTKVRIVIPYQTRWDYV from the coding sequence ATGAGGAACTTAAACCGAAGAATTTCAACCAGATATAAAAATTTAAGAATTAAGTATAAATTAATCGTCTTTATTTCTATTTTATTAATTGTTTGTTTAACGTTTATTATAATTGGATTTCAATATGCATTTAATAGCTATGATGAACAAATTTACCGTAAATCTTCACAAGTTTTAATTATGTCTTCTAATAGAATAGAAGATGAACTAAAGAATATTGAAGAAGTTACTTATAAAATTATGGGTGATGATGTTATTCAGAACGCATTGCTTCGTTCAAAGGACAATAGCTTAACAAAGTATGATCAATATCAAATAGAAAAAGAAATTTGGGAGACCCTTACTAGCTATATAGGTTCCGAAAAATATATCCAATCCATCCATCTATTTGACCGTTTTGGGAAGGAATATCGTGCTGGAGGAGTGCCATCCCCGAATTTATATGATCATAAAGATGAAATGATCACAAAGGCGGAAAAAGGAAATGGGAGTAATGTATGGATTTCACTAGAAGGCTCAAAAAATTCTATTTTTTCTACGAGACAGCTAAAATCCTATGAAAATCTAAGTCTTGAAAAGCTCGGAACATTAGTAATTGATGTTAAGTTACACGAGATTGTTAAAGAGCTGCCAAAAGAGTGGGAAGATCAAGAGGGTTATATTGCGATCTCAGAAGGAGATGAAATTTTCTTTTCAGAAGGAAATTCTACTAATGTTGATAAGCTAGACTTTACAGCTAGTGATAAACAAGGATATCAAATTCAAAATATATATGGAAGAAGCTTTTTTGTTACCTATTCAAAATCTCCATATGCAAATTGGACATATTGGAATGTCTTGCCCTTTGGAACAATGTTCGCAAAGGTTACGATGATTAAGTTCCTTGTTATTTTTTTATTCTTAGCGATTTCTATTTCTTCTATTTATTTAGTTATTAGATTTTCTAAGCGAATTACGAATCCAATTGAAAACTTAGTTTCAGCGATGAAGTTCGTTCAAAAAGGGGATTTTAAACTAACAGAAAACTTTACACCTTCACAATATCAGGATGAAGTTGGAATGTTACACCAAAATTTCTTTGTAATGATTGAACGGATTAATCAGCTAATTAATGAAAATTATGAAAAACAATTATTAATAAAAGATACTGAATTTAAAGCATTGCAATCACAGATTAATCCTCATTTCTTGTATAACACACTAGAATCTATTAACTGGCTGGCAAAAGTAAATCAGCAGCATCAAATATCCAAAATGGTTGAATCTTTAGGATATTTATTAAGAAATGCTATTAGTTTAAAAGATGATGTTATAACAGTGGAACAAGAAGTAGAGATGGTTGAACACTATGTGACAATTCAAAAGTTTCGTTTTGAAGAGCGGTTAGAATTTTCATTAGTAATGGACGATAAAGTAAAAAATGCTAAGCTACCAAAGTTGATTCTGCAGCCACTTGTTGAAAATGCCATTCATTATGCGCTGGAAATGATGATCGAGCCATGTGAAATCCGTTTGTTAGCATACAAAGAAGGAGATAAACTCCATCTTATTGTTGAGGATAATGGACCTGGAATGGATGAGGAGCAGCTCGAATTAGTCAAAAAAGGTGAAATAAAAACCAGAGGGAATGGAATCGGTTTACGTAATATTGACTCCAGAATTAAATTTGTTTTTGGACCTGAGTATGGCCTTCAAATTGATAGTGAGGTAAACAAAGGGACAAAGGTACGCATCGTTATTCCATATCAAACGAGGTGGGATTATGTATAG
- a CDS encoding response regulator transcription factor yields the protein MYRVLLVDDERIILEGISSIINWGELGTSLIGTARNGLEAYDFIMKEQPDIVICDIKMPGMNGLQLVEKMAAEKPSIKFIILSGFNEFNYAKQAMEYGVKHYLLKPCNENSIMDALNKVIDELKRDAKKEEFLLETKSRLNQVQPYVKKQLLKEFITSKFDSNRGIHFYEKLLRVNFEEEFIRLIIFRIEGDYHYEHMFVIENLGEDLFSESVLSTSIGEYVLFLVNEEEFNNLQEKIEQLREHFFDIYKMDMTVAISEVDCITQVRRLYLEALECLGHRFYLGEGSIITKNDIKHENRMNDYEYDGQSLCLFIKSGNIEKVESEISQFFAELTESRLTISLVRSYVMQIFLVMIQQSDSVSMQKYMDKMSVLVDMDTIQQMKHFFLSTAKEITQGHYERHKSNHSAVIHKMIDLVEENIGNPELSLKWVANKVYMNADYLGKLFKQETGQKFSSYVTQERIKKAIEQIQLMDDVKVFAIAEMIGFGDNPQYFSQVFKKFTGYSPSDYKKVN from the coding sequence ATGTATAGGGTGTTATTAGTTGATGATGAGAGAATTATTTTGGAGGGGATTTCGAGTATCATCAACTGGGGAGAACTTGGAACAAGTTTAATTGGTACGGCCAGAAATGGCTTGGAAGCCTATGACTTTATCATGAAGGAACAACCAGACATCGTGATATGTGATATTAAAATGCCAGGAATGAACGGCCTTCAATTAGTTGAAAAGATGGCAGCTGAAAAACCTTCCATAAAGTTTATTATACTATCAGGCTTTAATGAATTTAACTATGCTAAACAAGCGATGGAATATGGAGTCAAGCATTATTTATTAAAGCCATGTAATGAAAATAGCATTATGGATGCTTTAAATAAAGTGATTGATGAACTAAAAAGAGATGCTAAAAAAGAGGAATTTCTATTAGAGACGAAAAGTCGGCTAAATCAAGTACAGCCTTATGTGAAAAAACAATTACTAAAAGAGTTTATCACTAGCAAGTTTGACAGCAATAGAGGAATACATTTTTATGAAAAACTATTAAGAGTGAATTTCGAAGAAGAGTTTATAAGGTTAATTATCTTTCGTATAGAAGGTGATTATCATTATGAGCATATGTTTGTCATTGAAAACCTGGGTGAAGATCTTTTTTCAGAATCAGTCTTATCAACGAGTATAGGAGAATATGTTCTTTTTCTTGTAAATGAGGAGGAGTTTAATAACCTACAGGAAAAAATTGAGCAACTAAGAGAACATTTTTTTGATATTTATAAAATGGATATGACAGTGGCTATAAGTGAGGTTGATTGTATTACACAAGTAAGAAGACTTTATTTAGAAGCACTCGAATGCCTGGGACATAGATTTTATTTAGGTGAAGGAAGCATTATTACAAAAAATGATATTAAACATGAGAATCGAATGAATGACTATGAATATGATGGTCAAAGTTTATGTTTGTTTATAAAATCAGGAAATATAGAAAAAGTGGAAAGTGAAATTTCTCAATTTTTCGCTGAGCTAACAGAAAGTAGATTAACAATTAGTTTAGTGCGTTCTTATGTGATGCAGATTTTTTTAGTGATGATTCAGCAATCAGACTCAGTGAGCATGCAAAAATATATGGATAAAATGTCTGTATTAGTAGATATGGATACAATCCAGCAAATGAAACATTTCTTTCTTTCTACCGCAAAAGAAATTACACAAGGTCACTATGAAAGACATAAATCAAATCATTCGGCTGTTATTCATAAGATGATTGATCTGGTAGAAGAGAATATTGGAAATCCAGAGCTGTCCCTGAAGTGGGTGGCAAATAAGGTTTATATGAATGCGGACTATTTAGGTAAACTGTTTAAGCAGGAAACAGGGCAGAAGTTTTCAAGCTATGTTACACAAGAACGAATTAAGAAAGCGATTGAACAGATTCAATTAATGGATGATGTAAAGGTATTCGCAATTGCTGAGATGATTGGATTCGGTGATAATCCCCAATACTTTAGTCAAGTGTTTAAGAAGTTTACTGGATACTCTCCGTCTGATTATAAAAAGGTAAATTAA
- a CDS encoding carbohydrate ABC transporter permease translates to MKKPKWWIYHILVGGFALLMLYPVIWLLMSSFKPSETIFVTAKSLIPDPWILTNFSQGWEGIGGNSFGVFIKNTVVLVILTMIGQVISSAFIAFGFARLEFVGKNFWFAIMMVTLMLPYEVVMIPQYIIFSKLGWLDSIKPIAVPAYFGHPFFIFLLVQFIRTIPRELDEAATIDGCSTFKIFYKIILPLIRPALATAAIFSFYWTWDNLLGPVLYLNSPDKYTVSMALNMFLSNETVSNWGAMFAMSIVTLIPVFVVFFLFQRHVVEGISTSGLKG, encoded by the coding sequence ATGAAAAAACCAAAATGGTGGATTTATCATATCTTGGTTGGCGGATTTGCTTTGTTAATGCTTTATCCTGTTATTTGGCTGTTAATGAGCTCCTTTAAACCAAGTGAAACAATCTTTGTAACAGCAAAATCTTTAATTCCTGATCCTTGGATCTTAACAAATTTTAGTCAAGGCTGGGAAGGAATCGGTGGTAATTCGTTTGGCGTTTTTATTAAAAACACAGTAGTACTTGTTATTTTAACGATGATTGGTCAAGTCATATCATCTGCTTTTATCGCGTTTGGCTTCGCTAGACTGGAGTTTGTAGGGAAAAACTTTTGGTTTGCGATTATGATGGTCACATTAATGCTACCTTATGAGGTTGTTATGATTCCGCAATACATTATTTTTTCTAAATTAGGTTGGCTTGATTCGATTAAGCCGATTGCTGTACCAGCCTATTTCGGACATCCGTTTTTCATTTTTCTCTTAGTCCAATTTATCAGGACTATCCCAAGAGAGCTTGATGAAGCAGCTACAATTGATGGGTGTAGTACATTTAAAATTTTTTATAAGATTATCCTTCCGTTAATTAGACCAGCTTTGGCTACAGCAGCAATCTTCTCGTTTTATTGGACTTGGGATAATTTATTAGGACCGGTTTTATATTTAAATAGCCCTGATAAATATACAGTTTCTATGGCATTAAATATGTTTTTAAGTAATGAAACAGTTTCAAACTGGGGTGCCATGTTTGCAATGTCTATTGTCACATTAATACCGGTATTCGTTGTTTTTTTCTTATTCCAAAGACATGTTGTGGAAGGAATCAGTACAAGTGGATTAAAGGGTTAA